CGGTTAGCGCGAGCAAAGTCAGTGAACTCATCAAACGAAATGAAACCATCACCATCAGTATCGATCTCGGCCATCATCCTGCAAACTTCATCAGAGGTGACAGACCCGAGGGTTTTGAGGGCTTCGCCGAGCTCGGAGGACGATATTTTGCCATCGCCGTTCGTGTCGAAACGCTTGAAGATTCTCTCCCTATCAGCAATGTCTTGGGGTGTATCCTCAGCAGCCATATTTTCAACCTTGAGTTTAGGTGTTTGATAAGAACTTTTAAGACTTTGGAACAAAT
This sequence is a window from Spinacia oleracea cultivar Varoflay chromosome 1, BTI_SOV_V1, whole genome shotgun sequence. Protein-coding genes within it:
- the LOC110804403 gene encoding polcalcin Che a 3, producing the protein MAAEDTPQDIADRERIFKRFDTNGDGKISSSELGEALKTLGSVTSDEVCRMMAEIDTDGDGFISFDEFTDFARANRGLIKDVAKIF